Proteins encoded together in one Ipomoea triloba cultivar NCNSP0323 chromosome 4, ASM357664v1 window:
- the LOC116015940 gene encoding uncharacterized protein LOC116015940 has product MNQQRSSVTEDLENPLSLNANDNSNMILVSPPLLGSRNYGSWCISMRNALEIKNKWSIVDGTITAPSRDQFQYAAWRRCNLMICSWIFKSVHASIAQSIMHLDKATDVWEDLQRRFSQCDAQKIAAVQNEIYNLKQGTLSVNEYYTRCRTLWEEMNALRPLPVLRT; this is encoded by the coding sequence ATGAATCAACAGAGAAGCAGTGTTACTGAAGATCTGGAAAATCCTCTATCTCTCAACGCCAATGACAATTCCAACATGATTCTTGTCAGTCCGCCGTTGCTAGGCAGTCGTAACTATGGATCCTGGTGCATTTCGATGAGGAATGCGCTGGAAATCAAAAATAAGTGGTCGATCGTTGACGGCACTATCACAGCTCCAAGTAGAGATCAATTCCAGTATGCGGCGTGGAGACGTTGCAATCTCATGATATGTTCATGGATCTTCAAGTCAGTCCACGCCTCCATTGCTCAGAGCATAATGCATCTGGACAAAGCCACAGATGTATGGGAAGACCTGCAGAGGAGGTTTTCTCAGTGCGATGCTCAGAAAATCGCAGCAGTTCAGAACGAAATATACAATCTAAAGCAAGGAACTCTTTCAGTAAATGAGTACTACACGAGGTGTAGGACACTCTGGGAGGAAATGAACGCTTTGCGACCTCTACCAGTATTGAGAACCTAA